A single genomic interval of Labrus mixtus chromosome 6, fLabMix1.1, whole genome shotgun sequence harbors:
- the LOC132975877 gene encoding RE1-silencing transcription factor, translating to MRPSWLPLAELSELSTKEKSETCRRMDYKLRVRKNRDWHKRLHLRRAAVQPPTMQSEDKHGPKKIAGERGQRKAWPSSKKPPREAQQRTKDSGHSLRFTCSQCGDSVEYVPKDLVRHFEEKHKGSLPVFPCHTCTFSTHEFSYLQVHLLSHKDTFSSCIVCNDNVQRTWPEFSAHLTTCHCQNGKFTCETCQKFSTADARVFLEHMYAHNLGQEGADGDIFLHRNDKNKALSCHQCGYEASHKWLITKHIKAVHVCQNGNQRRRKKEEGKEVHSIAMKPNDPPIPKMKPRLTRSAVREMCWLTEDCLSLPGKEFLDKYCHLSDPQTTMEETQQFLMKSVAGENGDQRWTKALKNVLSNVPQEMSLHSKSENGIMSNTADLTVLTVKNKITVDQNGAKYAKRLKLMSSDKEPVSLESAADDAHCVVDQKGCVSNLNDSTPETKKDVEDVTTPPQNEPSECAQTPENRENQEVKTEEEKMKDVKKQEEPKHEEVVNTISKKSVEPTPIRKVVHKIKRRNNRWRRKRRCKKVDKESAALALKIVLKKNPVKEKQWVSQSSLSPSEDDPGLPSSHASSEETTTLLPEVHLKNMTKAPENDLHDSSQVLISTSKTKPEEKLTPGCVGKPMGSKNMDRSAQIVADGLQHQVMPDDAEKSAETEVDRSGSAGRTAPDLCPESVQTSGGDMDGDVPGDETSSAADGVTSHSSYNKSSPEAQPAITPQVEGNSEDVSRALASEKAVEGKRDRDMPAESSPALHASRESSPDSQHRWQLAPKSLERTLKLVAINPSQLVKRPVGDQPVVVLNHPDAEIPEVARIMEVVNRYRGEVQKVVLSRRTVNALSGASGDLAKADDCSDPAGLGKNAVQERFLLKMKFRRLSRKKYEVVDAASPGRDAVTKFSCWFCGRVFACQGTWMVHRQRHLMEWKQPNCEDS from the exons ATGAGACCATCATGGCTGCCACTCGCTGAGCTGTCAGAGCTCTCCAcaaaagaaaag TCAGAAACCTGCAGAAGAATGGATTACAAACTGCGTGTCAGGAAGAATAGAGATTGGCACAAACGGCTCCACCTCAGGAGGGCTGCCGTTCAGCCCCCGACTATGCAAAGTGAAGATAAGCATGGACCAAAGAAGATAGCGGGGGAGCGGGGGCAACGCAAAGCGTGGCCTTCATCAAAGAAGCCCCCCCGGGAAGCACAACAGAGGACGAAAGACAGCGGACATTCACTCAGGTTCACATGCTCTCAGTGCGGGGACAGTGTGGAGTATGTCCCCAAAGACTTGGTGAGACACTTTGAGGAGAAACACAAAGGGAGCCTCCCGGTGTTTCCCTGCCATACGTGTACTTTTAGCACACATGAGTTCTCCTACCTTCAGGTTCATCTGCTAAGCCACAAGGACACTTTTTCTAGCTGCATCGTTTGTAATGACAATGTTCAACGCACATGGCCTGAGTTTAGTGCTCACCTGACCACGTGTCACTGCCAAAATGGCAAATTTACATGTGAAACGTGTCAGAAATTTTCAACAGCAGACGCCAGAGTATTTTTAGAGCACATGTATGCACATAATTTGGGCCAGGAAGGAGCTGATGGAGATATTTTCCTGCACAGAAATGACAAGAATAAAGCTTTGAGTTGTCACCAATGTGGCTACGAGGCATCTCACAAATGGTTGATTACGAAGCACATCAAAGCTGTCCATGTCTGCCAGAATGGtaatcagaggaggaggaagaaggaggaggggaaagaggTTCATTCCATAGCAATGAAACCAAATGACCCCCCAATCCCAAAAATGAAGCCCAGGCTAACGAGGAGTGCTGTTAGAGAAATGTGCTGGCTGACAGAGGACTGCCTCTCTCTGCCGGGGAAAGAATTCCTGGATAAATACTGCCATCTGTCAGATCCTCAGACGACAATGGAGGAGACTCAGCAGTTCCTCATGAAATCTGTCGCCGGGGAAAACGGTGACCAGAGGTGGACCAAGGCCCTTAAAAACGTTTTGTCGAACGTCCCACAAGAAATGAGTCTCCACTCGAAATCAGAGAACGGGATCATGTCGAACACGGCTGATCTCACCGTCCTAAcagtcaaaaataaaatcactgtcGACCAAAATGGTGCTAAATATGCCAAGAGGTTAAAGTTAATGTCGTCAGATAAAGAACCTGTTTCCCTTGAAAGTGCAGCTGATGATGCTCATTGTGTTGTTGACCAAAAAGGTTGTGTGTCAAATTTAAATGATAGCACACCTGAAACCAAAAAAGATGTTGAAGATGTTACGACGCCCCCCCAGAACGAGCCATCAGAGTGCGCCCAAACGCCGGAAAACCGAGAGAATCAGGAGGTCaagacagaagaggaaaaaatgaaagatgTTAAGAAACAAGAGGAGCCTAAGCACGAGGAAGTTGTGAATACCATCTCCAAAAAGAGTGTTGAGCCGACGCCCATTCGTAAAGTTGTGCACAAAATCAAGAGACGAAATAATAGATGGCGAAGAAAGAGAAGGTGTAAAAAAGTGGACAAAGAGTCGGCCGCGTTGGCCTTGAAGATCGTGTTAAAGAAGAATCCGGTGAAGGAGAAGCAGTGGGTGTCTCAGAGCTCCCTATCTCCATCAGAAGATGATCCTGGACTGCCGAGCAGTCATGCATcatcagaggagacaacaaCGCTGCTACCAGAAGTACACCTGAAGAACATGACCAAAGCTCCCGAGAATGACCTGCACGACTCATCCCAAGTTCtcatttcaacttcaaaaacaaaGCCAGAAGAAAAGCTGACCCCGGGTTGTGTTGGAAAGCCAATGGGGTCTAAAAATATGGACAGAAGTGCTCAGATTGTGGCCGATGGCCTGCAGCATCAAGTCATGCCAGATGACGCAGAGAAGTCAGCGGAAACAGAAGTGGACAGGAGCGGTTCAGCTGGCAGGACGGCTCCAGATTTGTGCCCTGAGAGCGTCCAAACATCCGGCGGTGACATGGACGGTGACGTGCCAGGTGATGAGACGAGTTCAGCCGCTGATGGAGTGACCTctcacagcagctacaacaagTCTTCCCCTGAGGCGCAGCCTGCCATTACACCACAGG TTGAGGGAAACTCTGAGGATGTTAGCCGTGCTCTTGCTTCAGAGAAGGCTGTTgaggggaagagagacagagacatgcCAGCAGAATCCTCCCCAGCTCTCCACGCTTCACGCGAGTCCTCTCCAGACTCTCAGCATCGCTGGCAGCTGGCCCCAAAATCCCTGGAGAGGACCCTTAAGTTAGTAGCCATAAATCCCTCTCAGCTGGTGAAGCGTCCAGTGGGAGACCAGCCAGTTGTGGTGCTTAACCACCCAGACGCTGAAATCCCTGAGGTGGCCAGGATCATGGAGGTCGTCAACCGGTACAGAGGAGAGGTGCAGAAGGTCGTTCTGTCTCGGAGGACGGTGAACGCTCTCTCAGGCGCGAGCGGAGACCTCGCCAAGGCCGACGATTGCTCAGATCCCGCAGGGCTCGGCAAAAACGCTGTACAGGAGAGGTTCTTGTTAAAGATGAAATTTCGCAGGTTGAGCAGGAAAAAGTACGAGGTGGTCGACGCCGCGTCTCCTGGCCGAGACGCCGTGACCAAGTTCAGCTGCTGGTTCTGCGGCAGAGTGTTTGCATGTCAGGGCACGTGGATGGTCCATCGACAGCGACACCTGATGGAGTGGAAACAGCCAAACTGTGAAGACTCTTAA
- the ccnj gene encoding cyclin-J, producing MELEDQWWTGQLAADIYQALRYRELKLPSFKGQSPQLSLRRYFADLIAIVSNRFRLCPAARHLAVYLLDLFMDRYDVTVQQLHMVSLSCLLLASKFEEREDRVPKLETLNSLGCMSSMNLVLTKQGLLHMELLLLETFQWNLYLPTAAHFIEYYLSIAVNEGDLHDGWPMTCLEKTKLYMAKYADYFLEVSLQDHVFLCFAPSLVAAACVATSRLILHLSPTWPNRLQRLSGYSWDNLVPCAEKLLIAHDSDVKEANKQKCVQPGQQQQQQGQTAFNSSGQTATVAPYLQRSSMQYPQQAPNHRPASYLSHSTSSLQAPNVPQHGAAQPITTSLEPKSNIPNRAYQVSMHYTCTAPCFDR from the exons ATGGAGCTGGAGGACCAATGGTGGACAGGACAACTCGCTGCAGATATCTACCAGGCGCTCAGATACAGA GAGCTCAAGCTGCCCTCCTTCAAGGGCCAGTCCCCTCAGCTCAGCCTGAGACGATACTTTGCTGACCTCATAGCCATCGTCAGCAACCGCTTCAGGCTGTGTCCTGCAGCCCGACACCTGGCCGTCTACCTGCTGGACCTCTTCATGGACCGCTATGACGTCACCGTGCAGCAGCTCCACATGGTCTCACTCTCATGTCTCCTGCTGGCCA gtaaattTGAAGAAAGGGAGGACCGGGTCCCCAAGCTGGAGACTCTGAACAGCCTGGGGTGCATGAGCTCCATGAACCTGGTCCTGACCAAGCAGGGTTTACTTCacatggagctgctgctgctggaaaccTTCCAGTGGAACCTGTACCTCCCCACAGCCGCTCACTTCATAGAGTACTACCTGTCCATCGCTGTCAATGAGGGGGACCTCCATGATGGCTGGCCTATGACGTGCCTGGAGAAAACCAAACTCTACATGGCCAAATATGCCGATTACTTCCTGGAGGTTTCCTTGCAAG atcatgtgtttttgtgtttcgcTCCCTCACTGGTGGCGGCTGCGTGTGTGGCCACCTCCCGCCTCATCCTCCACCTGTCCCCAACATGGCCCAACCGACTGCAGCGTCTGTCAGGCTACTCGTGGGACAACCTCGTCCCATGTGCCGAGAAGCTGCTCAT TGCACATGACAGTGACGTCAAAGAGGCCAACAAGCAGAAGTGTGTGCAGCccggccagcagcagcagcagcagggccaGACGGCGTTCAACAGTTCAGGCCAGACAGCCACTGTGGCGCCGTACCTGCAGCGGTCCAGCATGCAGTATCCCCAGCAGGCCCCCAACCACAGGCCCGCCTCCTACCTCAGCCACTCCACCAGCAGCCTGCAGGCTCCTAACGTCCCCCAGCACGGCGCCGCCCAGCCCATCACTACCTCACTGGAACCAAAGAGCAACATTCCCAACAGGGCTTACCAAGTCAGCATGCACTACACCTGCACTGCTCCCTGCTTTGACAgatga